The following proteins are encoded in a genomic region of Amia ocellicauda isolate fAmiCal2 chromosome 6, fAmiCal2.hap1, whole genome shotgun sequence:
- the pcdh8.1 gene encoding protocadherin-8, with protein sequence MKICTCDTFAVLFTLLCIAQSKTTKYITYEEDAPGTEIGNLAQDLKIDPAEDPQTSFRFMQKGSSSLIHMRETDGLISTGERIDREQLCGQAPQCLLTFDIVTFSKEKFQLVHLEVEVKDINDNSPLFPHNETYIEISENAVVGTRFPLDIAVDQDVGPNYIQNYHISFNAHFGIQVRDREDGVKHAELVLTKELDREKEESFTLQVSAVDGGVPPRTGSVTVHIKVLDFNDNSPVFEHSELTVELYEDAPVGFLLFKLKAFDPDEGKNGEIVYGFADEVSAEIKQVFQIDPASGRLTLKEQVDYEEQKSYEVNIKAYDLGLNSVPATCRVVVEVVDVNDNAPEISVKPMTSLSDGIAYIPEAAAEDSFVALISTSDRDSGANGDVRCSLQGHGHFKLQQAYGDTFMILTNTALDREKIAEYNLTVIAEDTGSPPFKTIKHYTIRVSDENDNAPLFSKSVYEVSVLENNIPGSYITTVIARDLDLGDNGKVSYKLIDGEVAGGYPLSTYVSVHPLSGALYAVRSFNYESIQQIEVTIQASDSGSPQRFNTARIRVKIVDQNDNAPFIVFPPLKNGSAEVPIPHNAPAGYLVLQVKARDSDEGVNRELSFQITEDQEMLFSINKETGAVYLKHGLNFVYGDMLEVEIAVKDNGRPSLSSSAVVRFLVTEMNPVEDQILLVLQSSDEEHPDLDTSLIVIIMLGGGCALLLIAIVTVAVSCKNSKGKDYGIKEDTKHKIFERNPLVMHSSQDASVYMGSRIIANDGVGRPGDSDASTCLYEERSGDAETRVYMSNNTFSPKHFEPVALWQGDKYSLQLR encoded by the exons ATGAAGATTTGTACGTGTGATACCTTCGCGGTGCTTTTTACTTTGTTGTGCATTGCGCAAAGTAAAACCACTAAATACATCACTTATGAAGAAGATGCTCCGGGAACAGAGATTGGAAACTTGGCGCAGGATCTGAAGATTGATCCAGCCGAGGATCCCCAGACCAGCTTTCGCTTCATGCAGAAGGGCAGCTCATCCTTGATTCACATGAGAGAGACGGACGGGCTGATCAGCACCGGCGAGAGGATTGACAGGGAGCAGCTATGCGGCCAGGCTCCACAGTGCCTGCTCACGTTTGACATCGTCACCTTTTCCAAGGAGAAGTTTCAACTCGTTCACCTGGAGGTGGAAGTGAAGGACATCAATGACAACTCGCCGCTGTTCCCACACAACGAAACATACATCGAGATTTCGGAGAACGCAGTTGTGGGAACTCGATTTCCTTTGGACATTGCCGTTGACCAGGATGTGGGTCCCAATTACATCCAGAACTATCATATCTCCTTCAACGCGCATTTCGGCATCCAAGTGCGCGACAGAGAGGACGGAGTCAAACATGCGGAGCTGGTGTTAACGAAAGAGCTGGACAGAGAAAAGGAAGAGTCCTTTACCCTTCAGGTGTCGGCGGTGGACGGAGGCGTCCCACCCCGGACAGGGTCAGTGACAGTTCATATCAAAGTGCTTGATTTCAACGACAACAGCCCTGTGTTTGAGcacagtgagctcacagtgGAGCTGTATGAGGACGCGCCTGTGGGATTCCTCCTCTTTAAATTGAAGGCCTTTGATCCGGACGAGGGCAAAAATGGGGAAATCGTGTATGGGTTTGCTGATGAAGTATCCGCAGAGATCAAGCAGGTCTTTCAAATCGACCCCGCCTCCGGACGCTTAACACTGAAAGAACAGGTCGATTATGAGGAGCAGAAATCCTATGAAGTCAATATCAAGGCTTATGATTTAGGGTTAAACTCTGTCCCAGCTACGTGCAGAGTTGTGGTGGAGGTTGTAGATGTTAATGACAATGCGCCTGAGATAAGTGTCAAACCGATGACTTCTCTGAGTGACGGCATCGCCTACATCCCCGAGGCCGCGGCCGAGGACAGCTTCGTGGCTCTGATCAGCACCTCGGACAGGGACTCGGGCGCGAACGGCGACGTGCGCTGCAGCCTGCAGGGACACGGACACTTCAAACTGCAGCAGGCGTACGGAGACACCTTCATGATCCTGACAAACACCGCCTTGGACCGAGAGAAGATTGCCGAGTACAACCTGACCGTGATCGCCGAGGACACGGGCTCTCCTCCCTTCAAAACCATCAAGCACTACACCATAAGAGTAAGTGACGAGAACGACAATGCGCCTCTTTTCAGCAAATCGGTGTATGAAGTTTCCGTTCTGGAGAACAATATCCCAGGTTCATACATCACCACTGTAATAGCCCGTGATCTGGACCTGGGCGACAATGGCAAGGTATCCTATAAACTCATTGATGGAGAAGTAGCAGGGGGGTATCCGTTGTCCACCTATGTTTCTGTGCACCCACTTTCGGGCGCTTTATATGCGGTGAGGTCTTTTAATTATGAGTCAATTCAGCAAATCGAAGTGACCATCCAAGCCAGCGACAGTGGTTCCCCACAACGATTCAACACTGCTCGGATCAGAGTCAAAATAGTAGACCAAAACGACAATGCCCCTTTCATAGTATTCCCCCCTTTAAAGAATGGGTCGGCTGAGGTGCCCATACCTCACAACGCACCGGCTGGGTACCTGGTGCTCCAGGTCAAGGCGAGAGACTCAGACGAAGGGGTGAATCGAGAACTGTCCTTTCAAATAACAGAAGACCAGGAGATGCTGTTTTCTATCAATAAGGAAACTGGCGCCGTTTATCTAAAACATGGTTTGAACTTTGTCTACGGAGACATGCTGGAAGTCGAGATCGCAGTTAAGGACAACGGAAGACCGTCGTTGTCTTCCAGCGCTGTGGTTCGCTTTCTTGTTACAGAAATGAATCCAGTGGAAGATCAGATACTGCTTGTACTCCAGTCCAGTGATGAAGAGCACCCCGATTTGGACACTTCACTCATTGTGATAATCATGCTGGGTGGAGGCTGTGCTTTGCTACTGATCGCCATTGTAACTGTGGCTGTGTCTTGCAAAAACAGCAAAGGGAAGGACTACGGTATAAAGGaggacacaaaacacaaaatcttTGAAAGAAACCCCCTGGTCATGCACAGCTCACAGGACGCCTCTGTGTACATGGGATCCAGAATCATTGCCAACGATGGAGTTGGACGCCCAGGAGACAGCGATGCTTCCACCTGTCTGTACGAGGAGAGAAGCGGAGATGCAGAAACGAGA gtttACATGTCCAACAACACTTTCAGTCCAAAGCACTTCGAACCAGTGGCCCTGTGGCAAGGGGACAAGTACAGTTTACAGCTGAGGTAA
- the LOC136751848 gene encoding protocadherin-8-like, with protein sequence MVYNRNACCRLFITLLLVTFDVQSKTQRYSTFEEDVFGTEIGNLASDLNIDPKDDAQTSFRFIQEPNKYFNMRQTDGYLTVGERIDREQLCGQTPHCLLTFDIVTFHKETCHLIHVDIEVKDVNDHSPTFTQNEIYLQIYESAVEGTRFPLDIAVDQDVGPNYIQNYHISFNAHFGIQVRDREDGVKHAELVLTKELDREKEESFTLQVSAVDGGVPPRTGSVTVHIKVLDFNDNSPVFEHSELTVELYEDAPVGFLLFKLKAFDPDEGKNGEIVYGFADEVSAEIKQVFQIDPASGRLTLKERVDYEEQKSYEVNIKAYDLGLNSVPATCRVVVEVVDVNDNAPEISVKPMTSLSDGIAYIPEAAAEDSFVALISTSDRDSGANGDVRCSLQGHGHFKLQQAYGDTFMILTNTALDREKIAEYNLTVIAEDTGSPPFKTIKHYTIRVSDENDNAPLFSQPVYEASIAENSVAGTRITTVEARDLDLGDNGKVSYKLMDGEGHQQSPVSNMVSVDPVSGSVMSSKSFDYEHTKQFEVAIQASDGGFPKMSRTALIRVKILDTNDNSPFITHPVLLNGSASVFVPRNAPLESPVLHIAAKDDDEGLNAELSYNIVDDPQIMFSINNQTGELYLRKRLIHISGDILQVHICVKDSGNPSLSTNAVFKFIVTEVFPSDDEETELPKSFKVEQSDLIISVLLLCGVCGLLLVTTLMVGVTYHNTRKRGYYDTKKIMNRNVGEGHLLEVNSLTRDAKAEQPNESSSSDDEPVYTLENANVCSSFVTTNMGDSLTNIPLPGSNIAHSCPLQLGSQEKHCSHDSFVTIQVCSLDRSKKDHCVTIDYTIDSDLTRDGSKKFLTIFRAMQNGHFVCFPHHGKQYTLKTTPSNLVFDNCGATYHEQTHHELSANTKHILPVRRKSLFCTSIPKTKGLLQAIPRTGTLSTHVCHSNHCKVKCTDVIEVKQQLPSALSEISTCF encoded by the exons ATGGTTTATAACAGAAATGCATGTTGTCGATTGTTTATTACGCTGCTTTTAGTGACTTTTGATGTACAGTCTAAAACTCAAAGGTATTCTACATTTGAAGAAGATGTTTTTGGCACCGAGATCGGAAATCTGGCATCTGATTTGAACATTGACCCAAAGGATGATGCTCAGACAAGCTTCCGCTTCATTCAAGAACCAAACAAGTATTTTAATATGAGACAGACGGATGGGTATCTAACAGTGGGGGAGAGGATTGACAGGGAGCAGCTCTGCGGTCAGACTCCCCATTGTCTCCTCACGTTTGACATCGTCACCTTCCACAAAGAGACTTGTCACCTGATACACGTGGATATTGAAGTGAAGGATGTCAATGACCATTCACCGACCTTCACACAAAATGAAATCTATCTGCAGATATATGAAAGTGCGGTGGAAGGGACACGATTTCCTTTGGACATTGCCGTTGACCAGGATGTGGGTCCCAATTACATCCAGAACTATCATATCTCCTTCAACGCGCATTTCGGCATCCAAGTGCGCGACAGAGAGGACGGAGTCAAACATGCGGAGCTGGTGTTAACGAAAGAGCTGGACAGAGAAAAGGAAGAGTCCTTTACCCTTCAGGTGTCGGCGGTGGACGGAGGCGTCCCACCCCGGACAGGGTCAGTGACAGTTCATATCAAAGTGCTTGATTTCAACGACAACAGCCCTGTGTTTGAGcacagtgagctcacagtgGAGCTGTATGAGGACGCGCCTGTGGGATTCCTCCTCTTTAAATTGAAGGCCTTTGATCCGGACGAGGGCAAAAATGGGGAAATCGTGTATGGGTTTGCTGATGAAGTATCCGCAGAGATCAAGCAGGTCTTTCAAATCGACCCCGCCTCCGGACGCTTAACACTGAAAGAACGGGTCGATTATGAGGAGCAGAAATCCTATGAAGTCAATATCAAGGCTTATGATTTAGGGTTAAACTCTGTCCCAGCTACGTGCAGAGTTGTGGTGGAGGTTGTAGATGTTAATGACAATGCGCCTGAGATAAGTGTCAAACCGATGACTTCTCTGAGTGACGGCATCGCCTACATCCCCGAGGCCGCGGCCGAGGACAGCTTCGTGGCTCTGATCAGCACCTCGGACAGGGACTCGGGCGCGAACGGCGACGTGCGCTGCAGCCTGCAGGGACACGGACACTTCAAACTGCAGCAGGCGTACGGAGACACCTTCATGATCCTGACAAACACCGCCTTGGACCGAGAGAAGATTGCCGAGTACAACCTGACCGTGATCGCCGAGGACACGGGCTCTCCTCCCTTCAAAACCATCAAGCACTACACCATAAGAGTAAGTGACGAGAACGACAATGCGCCTCTTTTCAgtcagccggtgtatgaagccTCAATTGCTGAGAACAGTGTTGCAGGGACGCGTATTACTACTGTGGAAGCCCGTGATCTTGATCTGGGGGACAATGGCAAAGTGTCTTACAAACTCATGGACGGAGAAGGACACCAGCAGTCTCCAGTGTCTAACATGGTGTCAGTAGACCCAGTCTCTGGATCTGTAATGTCTAGCAAGTCGTTTGATTATGAACACACGAAACAATTTGAAGTGGCAATCCAAGCAAGTGACGGGGGGTTTCCAAAGATGTCCAGAACAGCGTTGATCAGAGTTAAAATACTTGACACAAATGACAATTCGCCTTTTATTACACATCCCGTTTTATTAAATGGGTCTGCCTCTGTGTTTGTACCTCGTAATGCACCGCTTGAATCCCCTGTCCTTCACATTGCTGCAAAAGATGACGACGAAGGGTTGAACGCCGAGCTGTCATATAACATTGTAGATGATCCGCAAATTATGTTCTCCATAAACAATCAAACTGGTGAACTTTATCTGAGGAAGCGACTAATACACATATCTGGAGACATTCTTCAAGTCCACATATGTGTTAAAGATAGCGGAAACCCTTCGCTGTCCACCAACGCTGTCTTTAAATTCATTGTAACAGAAGTGTTTCCATCGGATGATGAAGAAACTGAACTTCCAAAATCTTTCAAGGTGGAACAATCCGATTTAATAATTTCAGTCCTTTTGCTCTGTGGGGTTTGTGGTTTGTTGCTGGTTACTACTCTTATGGTTGGAGTCACCTATCACAACACAAGAAAACGAGGATACTATGATACGAAGAAGATAATGAACCGAAATGTTGGCGAAGGACATTTACTGGAAGTGAACAGTTTAACCAGAGATGCGAAAGCAGAGCAACCAAACGAATCCAGCTCTTCTGATGATGAACCAGTCTACACTTTAGAAAATGCAAACGTATGCAGTTCCTTTGTTACGACCAATATGGGAGATTCACTTACCAAT ATCCCCTTGCCCGGGAGCAACATTGCTCACAGTTGTCCTTTACAACTTGGATCACAAGAAAAACACTGTTCACATGACAG TTTTGTCACTATACAGGTGTGCTCATTGGATAGAAGCAAGAAAGATCATTGTGTCACTATAGATTACACTATAGATTCTGATTTGACCAGAGATGGATCTAAGAAATTCCTTACTATCTTCAGAGCCATGCAAAATG GtcactttgtttgttttcctcacCACGGGAAACAGTATACTCTGAAGACTACGCCTAGCAACCTCGTCTTTGATAACTGTGGAGCCACATACCATGAACAAACGCATCATGAACTATCAGCCAACACAAAACATATTCTGCCTGTAAGAAGAAAGTCTCTGTTTTGCACCAGCATCCCCAAAACTAAAGGGTTGCTGCAGGCGATTCCAAGAACAGGAACACTATCGACTCATGTCTGTCACAGTAACCACTGTAAAGTGAAGTGCACTGATGTGATTGAAGTAAAACAGCAGCTACCTTCAGCATTATCAGAGATCTCGACTTGTTTTTAG